The Catenulispora sp. MAP5-51 genome segment GTCGCCGACGACGCAGGCCACGATCAGGTCCGGGTTGTCGAAGGCCGCCCCGAAGGCGTGGGCCAGGCTGTATCCGAGCTCGCCGCCCTCGTGGATCGAGCCGGGGACGTTGGCGGCGATGTGGCTGGGGACGCCGCCGGGGGCGGAGAACGCGGCGAACAGCTTGGTCATGCCGGTCTCGTCGCGGGTGACGTCGGGGTAGTGGTCGGTGTAGGTGCCGTCCAACCACGAGCAGGCCAGGGCTGCCGGACCGCCGTGGCCGGGACCCAGGACCGTGATCAGGTCCAGGCCGTTCTCGGTGATCAGGCGGTTGAGATGCGCGTGGACGAAGGACAGGCCGGGGCTGGTGCCCCAGTGGCCCAGCAGCCTGGGCTTGATGTCGGACGGCTCCAGGTCGCGGTGCAGCAGGGCGTTGTCCCGCAGATAGATCTGGCCGGCGGAAAGGTAGTTCGCGGCACGCCAGTAGCGGTCGACGGCGCCGAGATCGGCGCCCCCGCTCCAGGGGGCGTGGATGGGGGCGTGGATGGTCATGGCAACAGGACCTTTTCTCCCGGGCGGGGGACGACGGCCGTCCACCGCAGGCGTTCGGTGATGCGCTCGCGAAGGAACTCGGCGGCTGTCGGCTCGCCGTGGACCAGGTAGGTGGTGTTCGGGGCCGGCGCGGTGCCGAGCCATTCCAGGACTTCGGGGTAGTCGGCGTGCGCCGACAGGCCGGACAGCTGCACGATCCGCGCGCGGACCGGGACATAACGGCCGTACATCTTCAGCGCCGTGGCGCCTTCGGCCAGGTCGCGGGCCCGGGTGCCGGCGGCGGCGAAGCCGACGATCAGCACGGTGTTCCGCGGGTTCGGCAGCATCGTCTCCAGGTGGTGCAGGATCCGGCCGCCGGTGGCCATGCCCGAGGCCGAGATCACGATCTGCGGGCCGTTGTGGCGGTCGATGCGTCGGGACTCCTCCTGGGTCCGGGCCAGCCGCAGACGCGGCGGATTCAGCTCGGCGAGGCCGTTCTCGGTGACGGTCGGCAGGAACTGGGGACGGTGGTCCTTCAGGGCCTGGGCGTAGACGTCGAGCGCGGCCAGGGCCATGGGGCTGTCGATGTAGATCGGGACGTCGCGCAGCACGCCGCGCTGGGTCAGGCCGGCCAGTTCGTGCAGGATCATCTCGGTGCGGTCCACGGCGAAGGCCGGGATGAGCACCGTTCCGCCGTGCTGGAGGGTGGAGTCGACGGCGTCCTGGAACTGGGCCGCGGAACCGGCGTTGTCGTGACGGCGGTCGCCGTAGGTCGACTCCAGCACCAGGGTGTCGGCGCCCTCGAACGGGGCCGGCGGCCGCAGCAGCGGATGGCGCGGGCGCCCCAGGTCGCCGGAGAAGACGATCGTCGAGGGCTGCGACGCGCCGTCCGGCCCCTCCAGGGTCAGCTCGGCCCAGGCCGAGCCGAGGATGTGGCCGGCGTTGCGCAGCCGGGCCTGGACGCCGTCGGCGATGCGGGCCGTGGTGTCGAAGTCGAGCTCGGCGAAGTACTCCAGGCAGCGTTCGACGTCCTTGGTGTCGTACAGCGGCAGCGCCGGGGCGTGTTTGCTCCAGCCGTGCTGGTTGGCGTGCTCGGCTTCCTCCTCCAGCAGGTGCGCGGAGTCCCGGAGCACGATCCCGGCCAGCCGGACCGTCTCCGGCGTGGCGTACACCTTGCCGGTGAAGCCGTCCTTGACCAGCCGGGGCAGGTAGCCGCAGTGGTCCAGGTGCGCGTGGGTCACGACCACCGCGTCGATGCTCTCGGCGGCCACGGGCAGCGGCTCCCAGTTCCGGCGCCGCAGCTTGCCCAGCCCCTGGAACAGCCCGCAGTCCACGAGCACAGAGGCCCGCGGCGTGCGGACGAGGTACTTGCTTCCGGTCACGGTGCCGGCGCCGCCCAGGAAGGTCAGCGATGTGTTTCCGGAAAACCGGGCTGCGGCCTGTGGTGCGCTCATGGCTCCTCCTCGCCTGCCGAGATGGCCGGTCCGCGGCCACACCGCCAGCATCGTCCGGGCCGTTCCGGCCCGGCAGCGGCGCACGGCCCGGTTCGAACGGGACTTTCGGCCCGGTGGAAATGGCGTCGCATGGCCGGTTCGGCGGCGGCCCGGTCGCAGGACTCTGTCGGTGGCACCGCAACCAGACATCGAAGAAACCCGGCGAACGTCCAATCGGAGGACACCATGAACATCACCCCCCGCGCCCTGGCCACCGGCATCGCGTCCCTGACCGGTGTGGCGCTGATCGCCGCCGGCCCGGTCATGATCTACGAAGGCGTGCACGGGCAGCACGAGGTCCGCAGCCAGCTGTCCGAGCAGCTGATCAGCTTCCCGGCCAAGGGATCGTCGGGTCTGCCGGCCGCCCAGGCCGCCTACGCCGGACAGCAGGTCACCACCGGCGGTCAGGCGAAGGCCTACGCCGACATGATCGAGACGCACATCAAGGAGGCCACCGGCGGCAAGACCTACTCGCAGGTCTCCGCCGCGGCCATGGCCGCCCCGAACGACACCAAGCTGGCAGGGGAGAAGCAGACCGCCTTCATGGGCGAGTCGCTGCGCGGTTCGCTGATGGGGGCCTACCAGGCCTGGGAGGTCACCTACCTGGTCACCGGCCTGGGGCTGGCGTTCCTGGGGATCGGCGCGGCCACCCTGGCCGTCACCGGCCTGACCGAGGTCTCCCGCCGCAAGCTCCGCGTCCACGTCCCGGACACCATCGCCGCGCTGGCCGAGAACCCGAGCCCGGGGCAGCCGCTGATGTAGCCGATGCCGCTCGTGACGCCGCGGGACCCCGTGAGGACGGGGTCCCGCGGCGTTGTCGTGGTTCCGCGGGCCGCCGCGCTGTTGCTGTGTTCGATGTCGTCGATACCGGCCCGGCGGTGCATCGCCGGCTTCATGCCGGCGAAGGTCAGTCCTTTCCGGCTCCGTCGGCGCCGTGCGGAATGCGACGGCCGGTGACGCTCTCGGTGACGACCCTGATGAAGTGGTCCCGTGGACTCTGTTCCACAGCCGAGAGCCTCTGTTTCCCATCGGCTGTCGCCGCACTAGTCTGGCCGTGACAAGCAAGCCGATGCGGGCTATCGGCTCGCGCACCGTCGGGAAGGACGGTCCGGGCATGGCCGATCGGGAGCCGCCAGAAGCCAAGAGCTCTGTGCTGCCGCAGCTGCGGTTCGACGACTTGCTGGACGAGCTGATCTCCCGCGTGACCCAGATCCGCGCCACCCGCGACCGGGTCCAGCAGCTCTTGCAGGGCGTGCTGGCGGTCTCCGGCGGGCTGGAGCTGGACCAGGTGCTGTCCACCATCATCGGCACCGCGGCCGAGTTGGTGGAGGCCCAGTACGGGGCCCTGGGCGTCATCGACAGCGGCGGGGAGCGCCTGGAGCGCTTCGTCACCGTCGGGCTCAGCCAGCAGGAGATCGACGCCATCGGGCCCTATCCCACCGGGATGGGCCTGCTCGGCCAGCTCATCCGGCATCCGCTGCCGTTGCGGCTGCCGGATATCGCGGCTCACGAGTCCTCGTTCGGGTTTCCCGACAACCATCCGCCAATGCGGACCTTCCTCGGCGTTCCGATCCGGGTCCGGGACAAGGTCTACGGCAACCTGTACCTGACCGAGAAGCGCGGCGGATCCCAGTTCGACGCCGACGACGAGACGCTGCTGACCACCTTGGCGGCGGCGGCCGGCGTCGCGATCGACAACGCCCGCCTGTACGACCAGGCCCAGCGGCGCCAGCGGCGCATGGAGGCCACCGCCGAGCTGACCCGCGGCCTGCTCTCCGGCGCCGACAGCCGCGACGTCCTGGCCGTGCTGGTCGAACGGGTGCGGGACATGGCCGGCGCGGAGTTGGTGATGGTGTCGCTCCCAGATTCCGCGGGCGAGCGTTTGACCGTCCAAGTGGCCGCCGGGACGGGAGAGGAACAGGCTCGTGGTTCCTCGGCTTCCATCGCCGACTCCGACATCGGCCGGGTGTTCACCGAAGCCTCCGGGCAGGCGGTCGCGGCGGGGGAGTGGGATGACCGGCCGCTGTGGAAGGAACTGGGTCTGGGGCCTGCCTACATCGCGCCGCTGGGCACGGCCGGCAAGGTCCGCGGCGTCCTGGTCGCGGCCAAGCGGTTCGGGTCGCTGCCGTTCGACGCCGGTGCGGTCCGCATGCTGACCGAGGTCGGCGGGCAGGCCGCTGTGGCGCTGGAGTTGGCCGACCGCCGCTTCGACGCGGACCTGCTGGCCCTGTACTCCGATCGGGACCGCATCGGCCGCGACCTGCACGACCTGGCCATCCAGCGACTGTTCGCCTGCGGCATGACCCTGCAGACGGTGCTGAAGATCACCGAGAAGCAGGCGGTGCGGGACCGGGTCAACAAGGCCGTGTCCGAGTTGGACGACACCATCAAGGTGATCCGCTCGACCATCTTCGCGCTTTCCGAGCACGCGACCAGCGACGAGGCCCCCGGGCTGCGGGCCCAGGTGTTGCAGGTGTGTCAGGACTCGGTGGAAGCGCTGGGCTTCAGCCCGGCGGTGCGGTTCACCGGGCCGGTCGACTTCGAGGTCTCGGACGAGGCCGTCGACCACGCCCTGGCGGTCACCCGCGAAGCCTTGTCGAATGTGGCGCGGCACGCGAAGGCGACGCGGGTCGATGTGGACGTGGCGACCGCCGACGGCTATCTGGTGCTGCGTGTCGCCGACGACGGCTGCGGGATGCCGGACGGCGGACGGCGCAGTGGCCTGGCCAACCTCG includes the following:
- a CDS encoding MBL fold metallo-hydrolase RNA specificity domain-containing protein — translated: MSAPQAAARFSGNTSLTFLGGAGTVTGSKYLVRTPRASVLVDCGLFQGLGKLRRRNWEPLPVAAESIDAVVVTHAHLDHCGYLPRLVKDGFTGKVYATPETVRLAGIVLRDSAHLLEEEAEHANQHGWSKHAPALPLYDTKDVERCLEYFAELDFDTTARIADGVQARLRNAGHILGSAWAELTLEGPDGASQPSTIVFSGDLGRPRHPLLRPPAPFEGADTLVLESTYGDRRHDNAGSAAQFQDAVDSTLQHGGTVLIPAFAVDRTEMILHELAGLTQRGVLRDVPIYIDSPMALAALDVYAQALKDHRPQFLPTVTENGLAELNPPRLRLARTQEESRRIDRHNGPQIVISASGMATGGRILHHLETMLPNPRNTVLIVGFAAAGTRARDLAEGATALKMYGRYVPVRARIVQLSGLSAHADYPEVLEWLGTAPAPNTTYLVHGEPTAAEFLRERITERLRWTAVVPRPGEKVLLP
- a CDS encoding GAF domain-containing protein produces the protein MTSKPMRAIGSRTVGKDGPGMADREPPEAKSSVLPQLRFDDLLDELISRVTQIRATRDRVQQLLQGVLAVSGGLELDQVLSTIIGTAAELVEAQYGALGVIDSGGERLERFVTVGLSQQEIDAIGPYPTGMGLLGQLIRHPLPLRLPDIAAHESSFGFPDNHPPMRTFLGVPIRVRDKVYGNLYLTEKRGGSQFDADDETLLTTLAAAAGVAIDNARLYDQAQRRQRRMEATAELTRGLLSGADSRDVLAVLVERVRDMAGAELVMVSLPDSAGERLTVQVAAGTGEEQARGSSASIADSDIGRVFTEASGQAVAAGEWDDRPLWKELGLGPAYIAPLGTAGKVRGVLVAAKRFGSLPFDAGAVRMLTEVGGQAAVALELADRRFDADLLALYSDRDRIGRDLHDLAIQRLFACGMTLQTVLKITEKQAVRDRVNKAVSELDDTIKVIRSTIFALSEHATSDEAPGLRAQVLQVCQDSVEALGFSPAVRFTGPVDFEVSDEAVDHALAVTREALSNVARHAKATRVDVDVATADGYLVLRVADDGCGMPDGGRRSGLANLAERAAALGGEFKVGPGENGGTVLVWRVPLDD